One genomic segment of Candidatus Limnocylindria bacterium includes these proteins:
- a CDS encoding acyl-CoA dehydrogenase family protein, with the protein MDFSFSPEQEQLRAQARSFLDKRFPAARLAEIATSKDGWDRASWLELARLGWTGASIPEAQGGAGLGFVEEAIVFEELGRVLYAGPYFSTVALALPALGCAPDLLAKVASGALTATIASGTVEARGAGDRWLLRGEADLVPDAGWVDAFVVQARRPDGIGLCLAERHDARPHVRVLDTVDATRRLGHVTFDDDAAHLLAAPPAAAKIVAATRRRALAALALEAVGIASRALELGVDHAKSREQFGRPIGAYQAVSHKLADTYVETELARSLAYWAAWCIAEGDGEAERAAIAAKAYAAEAAVTACERAIQVHGGMGFTWDHPLHRYYKRALWIESFDRSGAAHRAEIAESVLSGA; encoded by the coding sequence ATGGACTTCAGCTTCTCGCCGGAGCAGGAGCAGCTCCGCGCGCAGGCCCGCTCCTTCCTCGACAAGCGTTTCCCCGCCGCGCGCCTGGCGGAGATCGCGACGTCCAAAGACGGCTGGGACCGCGCGTCCTGGCTCGAGCTCGCTCGTCTTGGGTGGACCGGCGCCTCGATCCCCGAGGCGCAGGGTGGCGCCGGCCTCGGCTTCGTCGAAGAGGCGATCGTGTTCGAGGAGCTCGGTCGCGTGCTTTACGCGGGTCCGTACTTCTCGACCGTCGCGCTCGCGCTGCCGGCCCTCGGATGCGCGCCCGACCTGTTGGCCAAGGTCGCGTCCGGCGCGCTCACTGCGACGATCGCGTCAGGGACGGTGGAAGCGCGTGGGGCGGGCGATCGCTGGCTCCTGCGTGGCGAGGCTGATCTCGTTCCAGATGCCGGCTGGGTCGACGCGTTCGTGGTCCAAGCGCGCCGGCCCGACGGCATCGGGCTGTGCCTCGCGGAGCGCCATGACGCCCGGCCGCACGTCCGCGTCCTCGACACGGTCGACGCGACGCGGCGGCTCGGCCACGTCACCTTCGACGACGATGCCGCACACCTCCTCGCGGCTCCGCCCGCCGCGGCGAAGATCGTTGCCGCCACTCGGCGGCGCGCCCTCGCCGCGCTCGCCCTCGAGGCGGTCGGCATCGCCAGCCGTGCGCTCGAGCTCGGCGTCGACCACGCGAAGAGCCGCGAGCAATTCGGCCGGCCCATCGGGGCGTACCAGGCGGTGTCGCACAAGCTCGCGGACACGTATGTCGAGACGGAGCTCGCGCGCTCGCTCGCGTACTGGGCGGCCTGGTGCATCGCCGAGGGTGACGGCGAGGCCGAGCGCGCCGCGATCGCGGCGAAGGCGTACGCGGCCGAGGCCGCGGTCACGGCATGCGAGCGCGCGATCCAGGTGCACGGCGGCATGGGTTTCACGTGGGACCATCCGCTGCACCGCTATTACAAGCGGGCGCTTTGGATCGAGTCGTTCGACCGCTCCGGCGCGGCCCACCGCGCGGAGATCGCAGAGTCGGTCCTCAGTGGCGCATGA
- a CDS encoding acyl-CoA dehydrogenase family protein has protein sequence MDLRDGPEEAAFRAALRAWLEANVPAGLRGFRGWSGPALALGRDWSKRLAECGYAGLTWPKEYGGAGRPWRYQAVYLEELARAEAPQHLGVIGLGMAGPTIIAHGRPDQKARYLAKILSAEEIWCQGFSEPGSGSDLASVRTRVELVGDRFVVNGQKVWSSYAHIADRCILLGRSAAAGDKHEGLTYLIVDMKSPGVEVRPLRQITGEAEFNEIFFTDVAVPKENLLGDVGDGWRVAMTTLSHERGTFGFALAGALDVAVRKLVALARERAGADALVRDRVAREWIDLQALRYTNYRALARLERTGVPGPEGSVAKLRWSEANQRLTKLAIEIIGREAQVADGDGAAAYWRHQQLRSRGNTIEAGTSEILRNIIAERVLGLPRSR, from the coding sequence ATGGATCTCCGAGACGGACCAGAAGAGGCGGCGTTCCGCGCGGCGCTGCGCGCCTGGCTGGAGGCGAACGTGCCCGCCGGGCTGCGCGGCTTCCGCGGCTGGAGCGGCCCAGCCCTCGCGCTCGGACGCGACTGGAGCAAGCGCCTGGCCGAGTGCGGGTACGCCGGGCTCACCTGGCCCAAGGAGTACGGCGGCGCGGGACGGCCGTGGCGCTACCAGGCTGTCTATCTCGAGGAGCTCGCGCGCGCCGAAGCGCCGCAGCACCTCGGTGTGATCGGGCTCGGCATGGCCGGCCCGACGATCATCGCGCACGGCCGGCCGGATCAGAAGGCGCGTTACCTGGCGAAGATCCTGTCGGCAGAGGAGATCTGGTGCCAAGGCTTCTCCGAGCCCGGCTCGGGCTCCGATCTCGCGTCGGTGCGCACGCGCGTGGAGCTTGTGGGCGATCGCTTCGTGGTGAACGGTCAGAAGGTGTGGTCGTCGTACGCGCATATCGCCGACCGGTGCATCCTGCTCGGCCGGAGCGCCGCGGCGGGCGACAAGCACGAGGGCCTCACGTATCTCATCGTCGACATGAAGAGTCCCGGTGTCGAGGTCAGGCCACTCCGCCAGATCACCGGCGAAGCGGAATTCAATGAGATCTTCTTCACGGATGTCGCGGTGCCGAAGGAGAACCTGCTCGGCGACGTCGGTGACGGCTGGCGTGTGGCGATGACGACCCTCTCGCATGAACGCGGCACGTTCGGCTTCGCCCTCGCCGGCGCCCTCGATGTCGCCGTCCGCAAGCTCGTCGCTCTGGCTCGCGAGCGCGCGGGGGCCGACGCGCTGGTGCGCGACCGCGTCGCGCGCGAGTGGATCGATCTCCAGGCCCTCAGATACACCAACTACCGCGCACTGGCGCGCCTCGAGCGCACCGGCGTGCCCGGCCCCGAGGGGTCCGTCGCGAAGCTCCGCTGGTCCGAAGCGAACCAGCGCCTCACCAAGCTCGCCATCGAGATCATCGGACGGGAGGCGCAGGTGGCGGACGGCGACGGGGCGGCGGCCTATTGGCGCCATCAGCAGCTCCGGAGCCGCGGCAACACCATCGAAGCCGGCACGTCGGAGATCCTCAGGAACATCATCGCCGAGCGCGTGCTCGGCCTGCCACGGAGCCGCTGA
- a CDS encoding PaaI family thioesterase yields MARLIDRFNAMVRGDGPGAPVGRLIGFRPTSIETGKAIFELDAGPQHANPMGTLHGGIICDVADAAMGTAYASTLGEGESFTTLELKINFLRPFWSGRLVATARMVKTGRTIGFVECDVTDPDERLVARAMSTCMTLRGESSEGR; encoded by the coding sequence GTGGCCAGGCTGATCGATCGCTTCAACGCGATGGTGCGTGGGGATGGCCCGGGCGCTCCGGTGGGCAGACTCATCGGCTTTCGACCGACCTCGATCGAAACGGGGAAGGCGATCTTCGAGCTCGATGCCGGGCCGCAGCACGCCAATCCCATGGGTACGCTCCACGGCGGGATCATCTGCGATGTCGCCGATGCAGCGATGGGCACGGCGTACGCCTCGACCCTCGGTGAGGGAGAGAGCTTCACCACGCTCGAGCTGAAGATCAACTTTCTCCGGCCGTTCTGGAGCGGCCGCCTCGTCGCGACGGCACGCATGGTGAAGACGGGGCGGACGATCGGATTCGTGGAGTGCGACGTGACCGACCCGGACGAGCGGCTCGTCGCGCGCGCGATGAGCACCTGCATGACGCTGCGCGGCGAGTCGAGCGAGGGGCGCTGA
- a CDS encoding TIGR03564 family F420-dependent LLM class oxidoreductase, producing the protein MRIGLFDGAQRDRRPATLDELVERARLAEDRGLASVWFNNIFGHDAMTVVALAARVTTHIELGTSITPTYPRHPYAMAQQAASTQAAARGRFTLGVGPSHRVVVEGTWGLSYEHAYAHTVEYLSVLVPLLLTGEVDHTGKMFTVRARVTSTDGLPVPVLLAGLGPKMLALAGSVASGTVTWMVGARTLREHIVPRIREAAAQAGRPTPRIVVGLPLALTDDAAAARELAGKVFKTYASLPAYRAMLDREGAAGPADVAIVGDQDAIGEHLERLAEAGATDFIASPYALGEHDARLDSALGALVSIGAQLSARPPLSTGRSL; encoded by the coding sequence ATGCGCATCGGGCTCTTCGACGGCGCGCAGCGGGACCGCCGGCCGGCGACGCTCGATGAGCTGGTCGAGCGCGCCCGCCTTGCGGAGGACCGCGGCCTGGCGTCGGTCTGGTTCAACAACATCTTTGGACATGACGCGATGACCGTCGTCGCGCTCGCGGCTCGCGTGACGACTCACATCGAGCTGGGGACCTCCATCACGCCGACCTACCCACGCCACCCGTACGCGATGGCCCAGCAGGCGGCGTCGACGCAGGCCGCGGCGCGCGGTCGCTTCACGCTCGGCGTCGGGCCGTCACATCGTGTGGTCGTCGAAGGGACCTGGGGTCTCTCGTACGAGCATGCCTACGCCCACACCGTCGAGTACCTCTCCGTACTCGTCCCGCTGCTCCTCACCGGGGAGGTCGATCACACCGGGAAGATGTTCACGGTCCGCGCTCGCGTCACCTCGACGGATGGGTTGCCGGTGCCGGTGCTGCTGGCTGGTCTCGGTCCGAAGATGCTCGCGCTCGCGGGTTCGGTCGCGTCCGGCACGGTGACCTGGATGGTGGGCGCACGCACACTGCGCGAACACATCGTTCCGCGCATCCGCGAAGCGGCAGCGCAGGCCGGCCGGCCCACGCCGCGGATCGTCGTAGGGCTGCCGCTCGCGCTCACGGACGACGCGGCCGCCGCGCGCGAGCTGGCAGGCAAGGTGTTCAAGACCTACGCATCGCTGCCGGCGTATCGCGCGATGCTCGACCGTGAGGGCGCCGCCGGCCCCGCGGATGTCGCCATCGTCGGCGACCAGGACGCGATCGGCGAGCACCTGGAGCGGCTGGCCGAGGCGGGCGCGACCGACTTCATCGCCTCGCCGTATGCGCTCGGGGAGCACGACGCCCGACTCGATTCAGCTCTTGGCGCGCTGGTGAGCATCGGGGCGCAGCTCTCGGCGCGCCCGCCGCTTTCGACCGGACGATCCCTTTGA
- a CDS encoding ABC transporter substrate-binding protein: MAQVVPLLVALLVMACGSATPAPSATTAATAAATATAKPVVVGVTDTEVLVGSWGPQDGPAGAYGAIDRTLDAYFKMINDQGGINGRKIRFIYENDSYQPAKTVAAVKKLVEEDKVFALCGGLGTAHNAAVMDYLVANNVPHVWPATGTTALAVPLKKNIYAVQLNYTTEATLATQYALDTMGTKKIAVFYQNDAFGKEGLDAVQAELKKRGLAAATGVSYETADTNFSAQALKLQTTGADTVILYAVPKPGGSIIAEMGKIGYAPKLLSSSVINDPSIFQLAGTAINGMLIEAYLPAFDDTSNPKIVEYQAFMAKYAPKEQIGGFTEAGYTYGQVFIEALKRAGKELTREGFMTNLDQMKDFTGSLVPSLSYSPTDHAGVKAAYFQAAKDGKFVTVTGYITLK, from the coding sequence GTGGCGCAGGTCGTCCCTTTGCTCGTCGCGCTGCTCGTGATGGCTTGCGGGTCGGCGACCCCCGCACCCAGCGCGACGACCGCCGCGACCGCGGCGGCGACCGCCACGGCCAAACCGGTCGTCGTCGGCGTCACCGACACTGAGGTCCTTGTCGGCAGCTGGGGTCCGCAGGATGGACCGGCGGGTGCGTACGGCGCGATCGACCGCACGCTCGACGCGTACTTCAAGATGATCAATGACCAGGGCGGCATCAACGGCCGCAAGATCCGCTTCATCTACGAGAACGACAGCTACCAGCCGGCCAAGACGGTGGCCGCGGTGAAGAAGCTCGTGGAAGAGGACAAGGTCTTCGCGCTTTGCGGCGGCCTTGGGACGGCCCACAACGCGGCGGTCATGGACTACCTCGTGGCGAATAACGTCCCGCACGTATGGCCGGCGACCGGCACGACCGCACTCGCCGTCCCGCTTAAGAAGAACATCTATGCCGTCCAGCTCAACTACACGACGGAAGCGACGCTCGCGACGCAGTACGCGCTCGACACGATGGGCACGAAGAAGATCGCGGTCTTCTACCAGAACGATGCCTTCGGCAAAGAGGGGCTCGACGCCGTCCAGGCGGAGCTCAAGAAGCGCGGACTTGCGGCCGCGACCGGTGTGTCCTACGAAACGGCCGACACCAACTTCAGCGCGCAGGCGCTCAAATTGCAGACGACCGGCGCAGATACGGTGATCCTCTACGCCGTTCCGAAGCCGGGCGGCTCGATCATCGCCGAGATGGGCAAGATCGGCTACGCGCCGAAGTTGCTTTCATCCTCGGTCATCAACGATCCGTCGATCTTCCAGCTTGCCGGCACCGCGATCAACGGCATGTTGATCGAGGCCTACCTCCCCGCGTTCGACGACACCAGCAACCCGAAGATCGTCGAGTACCAGGCGTTCATGGCGAAGTACGCTCCGAAGGAGCAGATCGGTGGGTTCACCGAGGCCGGATATACATACGGACAGGTGTTCATCGAGGCGCTGAAGCGCGCGGGCAAGGAGCTGACCCGCGAGGGCTTCATGACGAACCTCGACCAGATGAAGGACTTCACGGGCTCACTCGTGCCAAGTCTCAGCTACAGCCCCACGGATCACGCGGGCGTCAAGGCCGCCTATTTCCAGGCGGCGAAGGATGGCAAGTTCGTCACCGTGACTGGCTACATCACGCTCAAGTAG
- a CDS encoding ABC transporter ATP-binding protein: MLSAARPLLVVHEIEAYYGRVCALHSVSLEVAEGSVIALLGANGAGKTTTLRVISGLLRPTRGSVEFDGRRVDGMTPDRLVRMGIVQVPEGRQIFAELTVRENLLLGGYARRDLGAAGQDPRVFEYFPRLRERLQQRAGTLSGGEQQMLAIGRALMARPRLLLLDEPSLGLAPMLVKEIFRVISEIRATGTTVLLVEQNAHMALDIADRAYVLEIGRVILSDRSAALRQREEVRSAYLGQ; this comes from the coding sequence ATGCTTAGCGCGGCTCGTCCGCTCCTTGTGGTGCACGAGATCGAGGCCTACTACGGGCGCGTCTGCGCGCTGCACAGCGTCAGTCTCGAGGTCGCCGAGGGGAGCGTCATCGCGTTGCTCGGAGCGAATGGCGCGGGGAAGACGACGACACTGCGGGTGATCTCCGGTCTCCTCCGGCCCACGCGCGGCTCGGTCGAGTTCGACGGTCGGCGCGTCGACGGAATGACCCCCGACCGCCTGGTGCGCATGGGGATCGTTCAGGTGCCCGAGGGACGGCAGATCTTCGCGGAGCTCACCGTGCGCGAGAATCTGTTGCTCGGTGGGTACGCGCGCCGCGATCTCGGCGCCGCGGGCCAGGATCCGCGGGTGTTCGAGTATTTCCCGCGCCTGCGCGAGCGGCTGCAGCAACGGGCCGGAACTCTCAGCGGCGGCGAGCAGCAGATGCTCGCCATCGGACGGGCCCTCATGGCCCGGCCACGACTGCTCCTGCTCGACGAGCCTTCCCTTGGCCTCGCACCGATGTTGGTGAAGGAGATCTTCCGCGTCATCAGCGAGATCCGCGCCACGGGTACGACCGTGCTTCTGGTCGAACAGAACGCACACATGGCGCTCGACATCGCTGACCGCGCGTACGTCTTAGAGATCGGGCGGGTGATCCTCAGCGATCGGAGCGCGGCGCTCCGGCAGCGGGAGGAGGTGCGAAGCGCATATCTCGGGCAATAG
- a CDS encoding ABC transporter ATP-binding protein — translation MSFGGLVALGGLDLTVNAGEIVGLIGPNGAGKTTVFNCISRFYDPDAGTIRFKDRDITRARSHEIIRFGIARSFQNVELCRSMTTLENLLVGQHVVIRSGVIRDGLRLPGVGADEARATARADEMLELLVLTAYRDRVVSTLPFRVQKLVELGRALVSKPALLLLDEPTAGADRQESQGLAGLIRRLRDRFELSVLVVEHDMSFVMGLCDRLYVLDFGRRIATGSPADVRRDPLVIEAYLGEPEPGVSDA, via the coding sequence ATGAGCTTCGGAGGCCTGGTTGCCCTCGGCGGCCTCGACCTCACGGTCAACGCTGGCGAGATCGTGGGCCTGATCGGACCGAACGGCGCCGGGAAGACCACCGTCTTCAACTGCATCAGCCGGTTCTATGACCCCGATGCCGGGACCATCCGTTTCAAGGACCGCGACATCACCCGCGCTCGGTCGCACGAGATCATCCGCTTCGGCATCGCGCGCTCGTTCCAGAACGTCGAGCTCTGTCGGAGCATGACGACCTTAGAGAACCTGCTGGTCGGACAGCATGTCGTGATCCGTAGCGGCGTGATCCGTGATGGCTTGCGCCTGCCGGGCGTCGGCGCGGACGAAGCCCGGGCGACGGCTCGCGCCGATGAGATGCTCGAACTTCTGGTCCTCACTGCCTATCGCGACCGCGTGGTCTCGACGCTGCCCTTCCGCGTCCAGAAGCTGGTCGAGCTCGGCCGCGCCCTCGTTTCGAAGCCAGCCCTTCTGCTGCTCGATGAGCCGACCGCCGGCGCCGACCGCCAGGAGAGCCAGGGGCTCGCGGGCCTGATCCGCCGTCTGCGCGATCGGTTCGAGCTAAGCGTGCTCGTCGTGGAGCACGACATGTCTTTCGTCATGGGTCTCTGCGATCGGCTCTACGTGCTGGACTTCGGCCGACGCATCGCCACTGGATCGCCGGCCGACGTCCGTCGTGACCCGCTGGTCATCGAGGCCTACCTCGGCGAACCTGAGCCTGGGGTCTCCGATGCTTAG
- a CDS encoding branched-chain amino acid ABC transporter permease — MVRWLRTRGRAAAPYALGLAAVLVLPAVLGVIPGVAPGYVLYLVSLALIYAVVAIGLGILIGHTGQISLGHAGFFAIGAYASALLTLRLGLPFVVAVLLAGSVSAAIGFLLGLPALRLSGPYLAVATLGFGLAIPQLAVWQGSWTGGSSGLHGLPLASLPLGAFTIVFRTDQDYYYLAAAVLIVLTIFARNVVTSHTGRAFVAIRDSEIAARAMGVDLVRYKTTAFALSALYAGIAGGLYAHLLHGISPEDFTVLLSVDFLTMIVLGGLGSVGGALSGALLLTFLQNALTRLPVVHDFKNLYIVVLGAILILTIAFLPHGLAGVARSVRLRWAARPRDRASRVDQIVELGEGSGVR; from the coding sequence ATGGTGCGCTGGCTGCGAACGCGCGGGCGGGCCGCGGCGCCGTACGCTCTGGGCCTCGCCGCCGTCCTTGTCCTCCCCGCGGTTCTCGGCGTCATCCCCGGCGTCGCCCCGGGCTATGTCCTTTATCTCGTCTCGCTCGCGCTCATCTACGCCGTCGTCGCCATCGGCCTGGGAATCTTGATCGGGCACACCGGCCAGATCTCACTCGGGCACGCCGGTTTCTTCGCGATCGGCGCCTACGCCTCCGCCCTGCTCACCCTCCGCCTGGGTCTCCCATTCGTCGTGGCGGTGCTCCTCGCGGGATCCGTTTCTGCGGCGATCGGGTTCCTGCTGGGCCTGCCCGCCCTGCGCCTATCCGGTCCTTACCTCGCGGTCGCGACGCTTGGCTTCGGCCTCGCGATCCCGCAGCTCGCGGTGTGGCAGGGCTCTTGGACCGGCGGCTCATCGGGACTGCACGGTCTGCCGCTCGCGTCGCTCCCGCTGGGCGCGTTCACGATCGTGTTCCGCACCGATCAGGACTATTACTACCTGGCCGCGGCCGTGCTCATCGTGTTGACGATCTTCGCAAGGAACGTCGTCACGAGCCACACCGGCCGTGCGTTCGTGGCCATACGCGACAGTGAGATCGCCGCGCGCGCGATGGGTGTGGACCTCGTGCGCTACAAGACCACCGCCTTTGCGCTCAGCGCGCTGTACGCGGGGATCGCGGGCGGCCTGTACGCTCATCTCCTGCACGGCATCAGTCCCGAGGACTTCACCGTGCTCCTCTCGGTCGATTTCCTGACGATGATCGTGCTCGGCGGCCTCGGCTCCGTGGGTGGCGCGCTCTCCGGGGCCCTGCTGCTCACGTTCCTGCAGAACGCCCTTACGCGACTGCCCGTGGTGCACGATTTCAAGAATCTCTACATCGTCGTGCTGGGCGCGATCCTCATCCTCACGATCGCATTCCTGCCGCACGGATTGGCCGGGGTCGCGCGCTCCGTGCGGCTGCGGTGGGCGGCGCGCCCGCGGGACCGCGCGTCGCGGGTGGACCAGATCGTCGAGCTGGGCGAGGGGAGCGGCGTCAGGTGA
- a CDS encoding branched-chain amino acid ABC transporter permease, which produces MTLDLPWGQLLVNGLALGSLYALTAFGIVLIFKTTQVITFAQGETAMFSTFVAFTLLTAFQLPFAVAFVLTMLFAGLFGALIERVVLRHISTTTVLNPVIVTVGLSLILLGAAGWIWGYEIRTFPDPVVGPPFHLGTVVVSQLNALIFLVTLVLMTVLFAFFRFTRTGIAMRAVAENRVAAQLMGISIGRMNALGWGMGTAMGAVTGMLIAPINYLDPGMMGDVALKAFAAAVVGGLTSLPGAVLGGLLLGIIDSVAGFEVAELRNTIAFALIVLVLVGRPGGLLGRHETKKV; this is translated from the coding sequence GTGACGCTCGATCTGCCATGGGGACAACTGCTCGTCAACGGGCTCGCGCTCGGCAGCCTGTACGCGCTGACCGCGTTCGGCATCGTCCTGATATTCAAAACGACACAGGTCATCACCTTTGCTCAGGGCGAGACAGCGATGTTCTCCACATTCGTAGCGTTCACACTCCTGACCGCGTTCCAGCTCCCGTTCGCCGTCGCGTTCGTCCTCACCATGCTCTTCGCTGGACTGTTCGGCGCGCTGATCGAGCGCGTCGTGCTGCGCCACATCAGCACGACCACCGTGTTGAACCCGGTGATCGTCACGGTCGGCCTGAGCCTCATCCTGCTCGGTGCTGCGGGTTGGATCTGGGGCTACGAGATACGGACCTTCCCCGACCCGGTGGTCGGCCCGCCCTTCCATCTTGGGACGGTCGTCGTGAGCCAGCTGAACGCACTGATCTTCCTCGTGACGCTTGTTCTGATGACGGTCCTCTTTGCGTTCTTCCGCTTCACCCGAACGGGGATCGCCATGCGGGCCGTCGCGGAGAATCGTGTGGCCGCACAACTGATGGGCATCAGCATCGGTCGCATGAATGCCCTTGGTTGGGGAATGGGTACCGCGATGGGCGCGGTGACCGGCATGCTGATCGCGCCGATCAACTACCTCGACCCCGGCATGATGGGCGACGTCGCGCTCAAGGCATTTGCCGCGGCTGTGGTCGGTGGACTTACCAGCCTGCCCGGCGCCGTCCTCGGTGGACTGCTGCTCGGGATCATCGACAGCGTCGCGGGGTTCGAAGTCGCCGAGCTCCGCAACACCATCGCGTTCGCCCTCATCGTGCTCGTGCTGGTGGGGCGGCCCGGGGGCTTGCTGGGCCGGCACGAGACCAAGAAGGTCTAG
- a CDS encoding TetR/AcrR family transcriptional regulator: protein MARLVGSVRGAPSLGRRRQRRSAEREKSIRAAALRIFRQKGYHAASMQNIADAVGLYKGSLYYYVSSKEELLVRLFEGQADQVLGEIRAVAHGTGTCTDQLRAMVRAYVLGVLRNLDSVRVYLREEHVLPPAALRQVHAEQRTMRDLFEGVIGDGMRDGSFVETDPKLAALALVGMCTWVHRWYRPRGRLTETAIADDFAERAIRMLRVV from the coding sequence GTGGCACGGCTGGTGGGAAGCGTGCGCGGGGCGCCCAGCCTCGGGCGGCGACGGCAACGCCGGTCCGCCGAGCGCGAGAAATCCATCCGCGCGGCGGCGCTCCGCATCTTCCGCCAGAAGGGTTACCACGCCGCCTCGATGCAGAACATCGCGGATGCCGTGGGCCTCTACAAGGGCAGCCTCTATTACTACGTTTCCTCAAAAGAGGAACTCCTCGTTCGACTGTTCGAGGGGCAAGCAGACCAGGTCCTGGGTGAGATACGAGCCGTCGCGCACGGGACCGGCACGTGCACCGATCAGCTGCGCGCCATGGTGCGCGCGTACGTCCTCGGCGTTCTACGAAATCTCGACTCTGTTCGCGTGTACCTCCGTGAGGAGCACGTGCTGCCACCCGCGGCACTGCGGCAGGTGCACGCCGAGCAGCGAACAATGCGTGACCTGTTCGAGGGCGTCATCGGGGACGGCATGCGCGACGGCTCGTTCGTCGAGACCGACCCGAAGCTTGCCGCCCTTGCTCTCGTCGGCATGTGCACGTGGGTCCATCGCTGGTACCGGCCGAGAGGGCGGCTCACGGAGACCGCGATCGCCGACGACTTCGCCGAACGCGCCATTCGGATGCTGAGGGTGGTGTGA
- a CDS encoding zinc-binding dehydrogenase, producing MSDRGAVLNAAGEGVALEQIVFDDLGDDEILVRLAASGVCHTDLHVKNMNGWGMAFPILLGHEGAGIVERVGRTATSVRPDDRVVISWRVPCGECAICRRGDPVLCQTQRVAQPRVRRARDGQPLSRVLSTGTFATRTVVHAAQVIAVPEGIPLEKACLIACGVVTGVGAALNTAKVRRGSRVAVIGCGAVGLSVVQGARIAGADRIVAVDLAPQKLEWARHFGATDTVDARSGDPVEAARAAAGGPLDYAFEVVGLPATVVQAVGMVGYGGTVVIVGVPPTDSTVTLPLARGGLFNKKVTLTSCSGGDMVPSEFFPRLMRWYLDGTLRLDEMVTREIGIDEVEDAFAAMTSGTVIRSVIRL from the coding sequence GTGAGCGATCGCGGGGCGGTGCTGAACGCGGCCGGCGAGGGTGTCGCGCTTGAACAGATCGTCTTCGACGATCTTGGGGATGACGAGATCCTCGTGCGCCTGGCCGCAAGCGGTGTGTGCCACACCGATCTCCATGTGAAGAACATGAACGGCTGGGGCATGGCCTTCCCGATCCTCCTCGGCCACGAGGGCGCCGGCATCGTCGAGCGCGTCGGCCGCACGGCGACCTCCGTCCGGCCTGACGATCGGGTCGTCATTTCGTGGCGGGTCCCATGCGGCGAGTGCGCGATCTGCAGGCGCGGTGATCCGGTCCTATGCCAGACGCAGAGGGTCGCCCAGCCTCGCGTCCGCCGCGCGCGCGACGGTCAGCCTCTTTCGCGGGTCCTCTCGACAGGCACCTTCGCGACCCGCACGGTCGTTCATGCGGCCCAGGTCATCGCGGTGCCCGAAGGGATCCCGCTGGAGAAGGCCTGTCTCATCGCCTGCGGGGTCGTGACCGGAGTGGGCGCCGCACTGAACACCGCGAAGGTCCGGAGAGGGTCACGCGTCGCGGTCATCGGCTGCGGCGCGGTGGGCCTGTCCGTCGTGCAAGGCGCGCGTATCGCCGGCGCCGATCGGATCGTCGCCGTCGACCTCGCACCACAGAAGCTCGAGTGGGCTCGCCACTTCGGTGCTACGGACACGGTCGATGCGCGGAGCGGCGATCCCGTCGAAGCCGCTCGCGCGGCTGCCGGCGGGCCGCTCGATTACGCGTTCGAGGTAGTGGGCCTTCCGGCGACGGTCGTGCAGGCAGTCGGCATGGTCGGCTACGGCGGAACGGTGGTGATCGTTGGCGTCCCACCGACGGATTCGACGGTCACGCTGCCGCTCGCGCGCGGCGGTCTCTTCAACAAGAAGGTCACCCTCACTTCGTGCAGCGGCGGCGACATGGTCCCGTCCGAGTTCTTCCCGCGGCTCATGCGCTGGTATCTGGACGGCACGCTGCGGCTCGATGAAATGGTCACGCGCGAGATCGGAATTGATGAGGTGGAAGATGCCTTCGCCGCGATGACCAGCGGTACCGTGATCCGGTCGGTGATCCGCCTCTAG